Proteins found in one Abyssisolibacter fermentans genomic segment:
- a CDS encoding pro-sigmaK processing inhibitor BofA family protein: MGLGIELNVILAYAFGLILLYLIGWILIIPLKYIFKLIINGLIGGVVLLALNFAGKFIGFSIGINPITALIVGFLGIPGVILLLLLNYLL, translated from the coding sequence ATGGGCTTGGGAATTGAATTAAATGTAATATTGGCATATGCATTCGGACTCATATTACTATACTTAATTGGATGGATTTTAATAATACCTCTAAAGTATATATTTAAGTTGATAATTAATGGTTTGATTGGTGGTGTGGTATTATTAGCATTAAATTTTGCAGGTAAATTTATTGGTTTTAGTATAGGAATAAATCCAATAACAGCTTTAATTGTTGGTTTTTTAGGAATTCCAGGAGTTATATTGTTATTATTACTTAATTATTTATTATAA
- a CDS encoding sigma factor G inhibitor Gin: MVIHKCAICGKNHVNHIQILQSYICINCERNICNSIAFNNRDYSSYIKRIRQIWSDFILK, encoded by the coding sequence ATGGTTATACATAAATGTGCAATATGTGGGAAAAATCATGTAAATCATATACAGATTTTACAATCATATATTTGTATAAATTGTGAAAGAAACATATGCAATTCAATTGCATTTAACAATAGAGACTATAGTAGTTATATTAAAAGGATAAGGCAAATTTGGTCAGATTTTATTTTAAAATAA
- a CDS encoding 50S ribosomal protein L25, giving the protein MQNINIKSVIRNEIGSNACNRIRNTGFVPSVIYGHNFTNHTLKFNIKEVKSIIKKYGENAIVEVAIENTSFPAIIKEIQRDPITHGIIHLDLQQIDGKQKITTSIPILIAGRKSLDNEHILQQQLQKIDVECYPDQVPKNVLIDISKLAMNNSFKVGDVELAEDITILTNSEEIIASITTAQNNENDIDEQEDDYDYGVVPEVKSTNANKKEDDTNNND; this is encoded by the coding sequence TTGCAAAACATAAATATTAAATCTGTTATAAGAAATGAAATTGGCAGCAATGCATGTAATAGAATTAGAAATACAGGTTTTGTTCCGAGTGTTATTTATGGTCATAATTTTACTAACCATACATTAAAATTTAATATAAAGGAAGTTAAAAGTATAATAAAAAAATATGGAGAAAATGCTATAGTTGAAGTAGCAATAGAAAATACAAGTTTTCCGGCTATTATAAAAGAAATTCAAAGAGATCCAATTACTCATGGTATCATACATTTAGATTTACAACAAATAGATGGAAAACAAAAGATTACTACAAGCATACCTATATTAATAGCAGGTAGGAAAAGTCTTGATAATGAACATATATTACAACAACAACTTCAAAAAATTGACGTAGAATGTTACCCGGATCAAGTACCTAAAAATGTATTGATAGACATATCTAAGCTAGCTATGAATAATAGCTTTAAAGTAGGAGATGTAGAATTAGCAGAAGATATAACTATACTAACTAATAGTGAAGAAATTATTGCATCAATAACTACAGCGCAAAATAATGAAAATGATATAGATGAACAAGAAGATGACTACGATTATGGAGTAGTACCTGAAGTAAAATCAACAAATGCAAATAAAAAAGAAGATGATACAAATAATAACGATTGA
- a CDS encoding fumarate hydratase, producing MREIKTIEIIEAVREMCIKANYTLNKDVINAIVKAKNNEESPIGKDILKKMLLNLEIAKEKMIPICQDTGMAVFFVDIGQEVIIQDEGIEYAINEGVKRGYLEGYLRKSVVRDPILRVNTNDNTPAIIHYNIVEGDKLRIRFAPKGFGSENMGALKMLKPSDGIGGIKKFIKDTVKECGPNACPPLIVGIGIGGTMEKACLLAKEALLRDIGQHNMKQHIKELEVELLSEINKLGIGPQGLGGRTTALAVNIETYPTHIAGLPVAVNLNCHVARHSEVII from the coding sequence ATGAGAGAGATTAAGACTATAGAAATTATCGAAGCAGTAAGAGAAATGTGTATAAAAGCTAATTACACTCTTAATAAAGATGTAATTAATGCAATTGTAAAAGCAAAGAATAACGAAGAATCACCTATAGGTAAAGATATACTAAAAAAGATGCTGTTAAATTTAGAGATAGCAAAAGAAAAAATGATACCAATATGCCAAGATACGGGTATGGCTGTGTTTTTTGTAGATATAGGACAAGAAGTAATAATACAAGATGAAGGTATAGAATATGCAATAAATGAAGGAGTAAAAAGAGGTTATCTTGAAGGTTATTTGAGAAAATCAGTTGTAAGGGATCCTATTTTGAGAGTAAATACTAATGATAATACGCCAGCAATAATTCATTATAATATAGTTGAAGGCGACAAATTGCGTATTAGATTTGCTCCAAAGGGATTTGGCAGTGAAAATATGGGGGCATTAAAAATGCTAAAACCATCCGATGGAATTGGTGGAATAAAAAAATTTATAAAGGATACTGTAAAAGAATGTGGACCAAATGCTTGTCCACCTTTAATTGTTGGTATTGGTATTGGTGGAACTATGGAAAAAGCTTGTTTGCTTGCAAAAGAAGCTTTGCTAAGAGATATAGGCCAGCACAATATGAAACAACACATTAAAGAGTTAGAAGTAGAATTACTTAGTGAAATAAACAAGCTGGGTATTGGACCTCAAGGATTGGGAGGAAGAACAACTGCTTTAGCTGTTAACATAGAAACATATCCAACACATATAGCAGGTCTTCCTGTAGCAGTTAATTTAAATTGTCATGTAGCTCGTCATAGCGAAGTAATAATATAA
- a CDS encoding Fe-S-containing hydro-lyase — MAEIIINTPFDEEQVNKLRAGDTVYINGTIYTARDAAHKRMIEALDNGQELPFDIINSIIYYVGPCPPRPNQVLGSAGPTTSYRMDDYSTQLLDIGLKGMIGKGKRSNEVIQSMIKNKAVYFAAIGGAGALISASIQSSEVIDYDDLGTEALRKLVVKKFPAIVAIDSLGNSLYNIEVQKYSCL; from the coding sequence ATGGCTGAGATAATTATTAATACACCTTTTGATGAAGAACAAGTAAATAAGTTAAGGGCTGGTGATACAGTATATATAAATGGTACTATATATACAGCAAGAGATGCTGCGCACAAAAGAATGATAGAAGCGTTAGATAATGGTCAAGAGTTACCTTTTGATATTATAAATTCAATAATATATTATGTAGGACCGTGTCCTCCAAGACCAAATCAAGTGCTAGGATCCGCAGGACCTACTACAAGCTATCGAATGGATGATTATAGCACTCAATTACTAGATATAGGATTAAAAGGAATGATAGGAAAAGGTAAACGGTCAAATGAAGTAATCCAATCAATGATAAAAAATAAAGCAGTATATTTTGCTGCTATTGGAGGAGCAGGAGCACTAATATCTGCATCGATACAGTCATCAGAAGTAATTGACTATGATGATTTAGGAACAGAAGCTTTAAGAAAATTGGTTGTAAAAAAATTTCCAGCTATTGTTGCTATTGATTCCTTAGGAAACAGTTTATATAATATAGAAGTTCAAAAATATAGCTGTTTATAG
- a CDS encoding DUF2508 family protein → MNNAVADFKNKQNKLYQLKNNSFVKKIIEAFEENKDTNKPNLQKAKEDWENAQIYFNNVTDPELIDYAIYNMEAAKIKYFYLLKKMRAEYA, encoded by the coding sequence ATGAATAATGCAGTAGCTGATTTTAAAAACAAACAGAATAAATTATACCAATTAAAAAATAATTCTTTTGTAAAAAAAATCATAGAAGCATTTGAAGAAAATAAAGATACAAATAAGCCAAATCTGCAAAAAGCTAAAGAAGATTGGGAAAATGCACAGATTTATTTTAATAATGTAACAGACCCGGAGCTTATAGACTATGCTATATACAATATGGAAGCAGCTAAAATAAAATATTTTTACTTATTAAAAAAAATGAGAGCAGAATATGCTTAA